Proteins co-encoded in one Elusimicrobiota bacterium genomic window:
- a CDS encoding FIST C-terminal domain-containing protein: MLRFGIGLGRGPDGEQAAREALRAARRSVRRPDLTIAFGSIHLDQKAVQRVLAGEVDGRRLLGGSSYKEVTNAGVTNGTVAVLSLDLGGAPVRFAQASVGAPARTGASLAKGLGGGSLDRPLALYFGSVATGRDRESLAEMRRTLGPVPVFGGMTCGDYDLGMGHPDFWTNYQYGERLTRGAARAALFSLPGGADAAFAFEHGWDPVGPPFTITRSSGGRVYEVDGVPVLDYYRRLLGDVRDRDFFSLMIQRFGFAVESPDGRSVFKMPVSVDTRGRSVELFPVEELQGRRARLTLASRHGLLAGARTAAQRCLEALGRPADLVFFVSCCSRGAILNSRLGRELEEVRSVFGRGTPVFGYYSGGEIVPAVARYDAAAAPASSCSGFHTTTATLLALAAPPRSRPRALPKRPSAAEAEDLRAALERSETTLDRTESILANLSRKSYEDGEKLRRQSEVIRRYTPHGIWAEAGRLAARGEYEVPDGSFTGAFLFMDVKGFTSFSEGHSPAEVVRELNCIFEPATELIYEHGGDVDKFIGDCIFAAFPSADAALTAAREVLALVAERRREGSPFDVRVGINWGRAVRANVGARDRREYTYIGDAVNLAQRMESNAAPGKVLVAGAAWRRLRRRPKARRRVVQVKGKAKPIAAFEVDA; the protein is encoded by the coding sequence ATGCTCCGCTTCGGGATCGGGCTCGGCCGCGGCCCCGACGGCGAGCAGGCCGCGCGGGAAGCCCTGCGCGCGGCGAGGCGGTCGGTGCGGCGCCCGGACCTGACGATCGCCTTCGGCTCGATCCACCTCGACCAGAAGGCGGTGCAGCGCGTCCTGGCCGGCGAGGTCGACGGGCGGCGCCTTCTCGGCGGGTCCTCGTACAAGGAGGTCACCAACGCGGGCGTGACCAACGGGACCGTGGCCGTCCTGTCCTTGGACCTCGGCGGCGCGCCCGTGAGGTTCGCGCAGGCGTCCGTCGGCGCGCCGGCGCGCACCGGCGCGTCGTTGGCGAAGGGCCTCGGCGGGGGGAGCCTGGACCGTCCGCTCGCCCTGTACTTCGGCTCGGTGGCCACCGGCCGCGACCGGGAATCCCTGGCGGAGATGCGCCGGACTTTGGGTCCCGTGCCGGTGTTCGGCGGGATGACCTGCGGCGACTACGACCTGGGCATGGGGCATCCGGATTTCTGGACCAACTACCAGTACGGCGAGCGCCTCACGCGCGGCGCCGCCCGCGCGGCGCTGTTCTCCCTGCCCGGCGGGGCCGACGCGGCGTTCGCCTTCGAGCACGGCTGGGATCCGGTCGGCCCCCCGTTCACGATCACTCGCTCCTCGGGCGGACGCGTCTACGAGGTGGACGGCGTCCCGGTGCTGGACTACTACCGCCGCCTGCTCGGCGACGTGCGCGACCGGGACTTCTTCTCGCTGATGATCCAGCGCTTCGGCTTCGCCGTCGAGTCTCCCGACGGGCGGAGCGTCTTCAAGATGCCGGTGTCGGTGGACACGCGCGGGAGATCGGTGGAGCTTTTCCCGGTCGAGGAGCTTCAAGGGCGCCGCGCGCGCCTCACCTTGGCCAGCCGCCACGGCCTGCTGGCCGGCGCGCGGACGGCGGCGCAGCGCTGCCTCGAGGCTCTCGGCCGCCCGGCGGACCTGGTGTTCTTCGTCAGCTGCTGCAGCCGCGGCGCCATCCTGAACAGCCGCCTGGGCCGCGAGCTCGAGGAGGTGCGGTCGGTGTTCGGCCGCGGCACGCCCGTGTTCGGCTATTACTCCGGCGGCGAGATCGTCCCCGCCGTCGCGCGCTACGACGCCGCCGCCGCTCCGGCGTCCTCCTGCTCCGGCTTCCACACGACGACCGCCACCTTGCTGGCGCTGGCCGCGCCGCCGCGCTCGCGCCCGCGCGCGCTGCCCAAGCGCCCGTCGGCGGCGGAGGCCGAGGACCTGCGCGCCGCGCTCGAGCGCAGCGAGACCACCCTCGACCGCACGGAGAGCATACTCGCCAACCTCAGCCGCAAGTCGTACGAGGACGGCGAGAAGCTGCGGCGGCAGAGCGAGGTCATCCGGCGCTACACCCCGCACGGCATATGGGCCGAGGCGGGCCGGCTCGCGGCTCGCGGCGAGTACGAGGTCCCCGACGGCTCCTTCACCGGCGCGTTCCTGTTCATGGACGTGAAGGGCTTCACCTCGTTCAGCGAGGGCCACAGTCCCGCCGAGGTCGTGCGCGAGCTCAACTGCATCTTCGAGCCCGCGACCGAGTTGATCTACGAGCACGGCGGCGACGTGGACAAGTTCATCGGCGACTGCATCTTCGCCGCCTTCCCGAGCGCGGACGCGGCGCTGACGGCGGCCCGGGAGGTGCTGGCCCTCGTCGCCGAGCGCCGCCGCGAGGGGAGCCCCTTCGACGTGCGCGTGGGGATCAACTGGGGAAGGGCCGTGCGCGCCAACGTCGGCGCCCGGGACCGGCGGGAGTACACCTACATCGGCGACGCGGTCAACCTGGCGCAGCGCATGGAATCCAACGCGGCTCCCGGAAAGGTCCTCGTGGCGGGCGCCGCGTGGCGCCGGCTGCGCCGCCGGCCGAAGGCGCGGCGCCGGGTCGTGCAGGTCAAAGGAAAAGCCAAGCCCATCGCCGCGTTCGAGGTGGACGCGTAG